The following proteins are co-located in the Hydrogenobacter hydrogenophilus genome:
- the rpiB gene encoding ribose 5-phosphate isomerase B has translation MKIAIGADHAGYHLKEKIKEFLISRGYQVIDFGTDSAESTDYPLFAREVALAIQRGEAQQGILICGTGIGMCITANKFKGVYAALCTNEYMAKVSREHNNANVLCLGGRVLGEELALSIVSTWLASEFGGGRHKRRVDLITKLEEDMC, from the coding sequence ATGAAGATAGCCATAGGTGCTGACCACGCAGGTTATCACCTCAAAGAAAAAATAAAGGAGTTTCTCATATCAAGGGGTTATCAAGTTATAGACTTTGGCACAGACTCTGCAGAATCTACGGATTATCCCCTTTTTGCCCGTGAGGTGGCTCTTGCCATTCAAAGAGGCGAAGCACAGCAGGGGATACTCATCTGCGGAACAGGTATAGGTATGTGTATAACTGCCAACAAGTTCAAGGGAGTGTATGCAGCTCTCTGTACCAATGAGTACATGGCAAAGGTGAGCAGAGAGCACAACAACGCTAATGTCCTCTGCTTAGGAGGTAGGGTTTTGGGTGAAGAGCTGGCTCTATCTATTGTATCCACATGGCTTGCCTCAGAATTTGGTGGCGGAAGGCACAAAAGAAGGGTAGACCTAATAACCAAGTTGGAAGAGGATATGTGTTAG
- the merA gene encoding mercury(II) reductase, with the protein MIKLRITGMTCEHCAQTVKRALEGVEGVKHAKVYFPQGYAQVEGEAQVEKLIEAVKKAGYGAEPIEDVPEVYIPKREVYDLFVLGGGSAGFASAIKASELGAKVLVVENSVIGGTCLNRGCIPSKYFIEIANTIKVCAKEGRVDMKRIVEIKEKLLERLRKEKYWDVLDAYPTIEYRQQKGRFIANGKALIGDKEISFYKAVITTGSKPSIPPIENLNDVRYYTSDTIFDLDHLPEHLIIVGGGAIGLELGQAFLRLGSKVTLLEALSDIAMGEEPELRTKLRELLEREGMEILTSTKVLRVSKDGVHILLEVEHEKNKKVIKGTDLLIATGRTPNTKDIGLEIVGVKTDKRGFIEVNEFMQTTNGDIYSAGDCVGKFMLVTVAAMEGGIAAQNALLGNKKKVDYSSVPHAIFTDPELSSVGLKEEEAKGIGYDVDVRVLDFSKVPRAVLSFREEGLIKLVAEKKSGKILGLHILSPHGAELIHKGVLLVKYGLTLQEVIETVDVYPTLSEAIKLCAQSFFKDVSHLSCCAV; encoded by the coding sequence ATGATCAAACTTAGAATAACAGGAATGACTTGTGAGCACTGTGCTCAAACGGTCAAGAGAGCTCTTGAAGGCGTTGAGGGTGTTAAGCATGCCAAAGTTTATTTCCCTCAAGGTTATGCACAGGTAGAAGGAGAAGCGCAAGTAGAAAAGCTCATAGAAGCTGTTAAAAAAGCCGGATACGGTGCAGAACCCATTGAAGATGTTCCCGAAGTTTACATACCCAAAAGGGAGGTTTATGACCTTTTTGTTTTAGGAGGTGGTTCTGCAGGTTTTGCTTCCGCCATCAAGGCTTCTGAGCTTGGAGCAAAGGTTTTAGTTGTAGAAAACAGTGTAATAGGTGGTACATGCCTCAACAGAGGTTGTATACCTTCCAAGTATTTCATAGAAATAGCTAACACCATCAAGGTTTGTGCAAAGGAAGGCAGAGTGGATATGAAAAGGATAGTGGAGATAAAGGAGAAACTCCTTGAGAGATTAAGAAAAGAAAAATACTGGGATGTGCTTGATGCTTATCCTACCATAGAGTACAGACAGCAAAAAGGTAGGTTTATCGCTAACGGTAAAGCTCTGATAGGAGATAAAGAGATAAGTTTTTACAAGGCGGTTATCACAACAGGTTCAAAACCATCTATTCCACCGATAGAAAATTTAAATGATGTTAGGTACTACACGAGCGATACCATATTTGACTTGGATCACTTACCTGAACACCTGATAATTGTAGGTGGTGGTGCCATAGGGCTTGAATTAGGACAAGCTTTTCTCAGGTTGGGAAGTAAGGTAACCCTTTTGGAAGCGCTTTCAGACATTGCTATGGGAGAGGAACCAGAGCTTAGAACTAAATTAAGGGAACTGCTTGAAAGGGAGGGAATGGAGATATTAACAAGCACAAAGGTACTTAGGGTTAGTAAAGATGGGGTACACATTTTACTGGAGGTAGAGCACGAAAAAAACAAAAAAGTCATAAAAGGAACAGATCTCCTCATTGCAACGGGCAGAACGCCAAATACAAAAGATATAGGTTTAGAGATAGTAGGCGTGAAGACAGATAAGAGGGGATTTATAGAAGTAAACGAGTTTATGCAAACCACCAATGGGGATATATACTCTGCTGGTGATTGCGTAGGTAAGTTTATGTTAGTCACCGTTGCAGCAATGGAAGGTGGTATAGCAGCACAGAATGCGCTTCTTGGAAATAAGAAAAAGGTGGATTACTCATCCGTACCACACGCTATATTTACAGACCCAGAACTTTCCAGCGTAGGCTTAAAGGAAGAGGAGGCAAAAGGCATAGGTTATGATGTTGATGTTAGAGTTCTTGATTTTTCTAAGGTTCCAAGAGCAGTTCTCAGCTTTAGAGAAGAGGGACTCATTAAATTGGTTGCAGAAAAGAAAAGTGGGAAGATCCTTGGACTTCACATACTCTCACCTCATGGAGCGGAGCTTATACACAAAGGGGTCCTGCTTGTAAAATACGGACTTACTTTACAGGAAGTAATAGAAACTGTGGATGTTTACCCCACTCTTTCTGAAGCCATAAAACTATGTGCCCAGAGTTTTTTCAAAGATGTCTCTCACCTTTCCTGTTGTGCTGTATAA
- a CDS encoding heavy-metal-associated domain-containing protein, with protein MKQVMLSLLVLMGLSFAKKVVVIDVEGMTCEMCPVAVKKAISQVEGVKWVETSLKNRIAVVVAEDGVKEDNILKAISRAGQYMGKVIGETKF; from the coding sequence ATGAAGCAGGTTATGTTATCTTTGTTGGTGTTGATGGGTCTTTCTTTTGCTAAAAAGGTTGTGGTTATTGATGTAGAGGGTATGACTTGTGAGATGTGTCCTGTAGCTGTCAAAAAGGCCATCTCTCAAGTAGAAGGCGTTAAGTGGGTAGAGACTTCTCTCAAAAACCGTATAGCAGTAGTAGTTGCAGAAGATGGTGTCAAAGAGGATAACATTCTCAAAGCCATATCCAGAGCTGGGCAATACATGGGCAAGGTTATAGGAGAGACCAAGTTTTAA